In the genome of uncultured Paludibaculum sp., the window GAGCATGGCGCCGACGGCGGCCTTGGCGATGTCGCCACGATCCGAACTGGAGGCATCGGCGGCGTGGATGACGGCGTCGGCGTCGGCCACGGCCGCGCGCAGGCTGTCGAGGTCAGTGAGGTCGCCACGCCGTGCCACGAATCCACGGGATTCCAGCAGGTGAGCCCGCTCTTCCGAGCGTGCCAGTCCGGCGGGTTGATGGCCCGCTGACTTGAGCGCTTCGCAGACGGCGGAACCGATGTAGCCAGTTGCGCCAGTCACCAGTACTTTCATCGTGCGTGGATCTCCCAGTAATGGAGTGTAGCGTGAGAGCAGCGAAAAAGGGGCGTAAAAGGAGGGAAGGCCCTGTGGCGGGGAGCCGCAGGGCCTTCTTCAGAGGGGCTTGTGAGGGGCTGGGTCCCCTCACGGGATGTTTATAGTCGATGACGACTTTAATTGTCTTTGTATACTGCACATCGCGTGCCAAACCGCGTCCGACGAGAAGTCAACGACTTACGGGGCTCCGTCGTGACCTATCCCCCAATTGCACGTGGGTGGGGTGGGTGAATCTTAACAGGTGCATAAACCAAGTGGGTCATATTTCGCATCTCATTGTCTTAATCTCCACTCGACTCCGGGCGGCACGGTGGGGCGTGCGCGGGACCAGTCTCAGGGAAGAGTGATGGGGAGGGAAGAGAGGTGCCCGGAAAAGCGTAGAGGCCGTGTGGCTGGGGACCGCACGGCCTCTGTCAGAGGGGCTTGCAAGGAGCTGGGCCTCCTTGCGGGGATGCAATTAAGTCAATGACGACTTATGTTGATCCCATTATGTATTACAGATCTAAAACTCCGCAAGTCCTTTTTTGATTATATATTCTTCATCATTCACAGACTCCCTAAAATCTTGCTGTCCTTGTACGATTGAGTCTATTGAGGGTGTCCCCGTATGACGGATCAGACGTACTTCCTGCCATCGGTCCGGCTGCCTCGTGCAGCGGTGAGGGAACAGGCGACAACGGTCCTTCAATTGGATGTACTGCTGGGCCTGGTGAACAGAACCAGCGAGCCCCTGGCGATTCTCAACCCCCACCGCCAGATTGTTTTCTGCAATGAGGCCTGCTGGCGCCTGGGTGGACTCTCCACTCCGGATGAAGCAATTGGCCTGCGGCCCGGTGAACTACTGCGCTGTGTCAACGTTGTATCGAGTCCGGGCGGTTGCGGGACCTCGGAAAAGTGCAGGTTCTGCGGACTGGCGCAGGCGTTGGTCGAGGGACAGGAGAACCGGGCCGCTGCGGGCCGCTGCATGATTGAAAGTGGCGATGGCTCCGAGCTCGTTGCCACCGAGTACCGCGTGCAGGTGACACCACTCCCGGAAGCGGGGCCGGGGTGGGAGTACTACTCCCTCACCGACACCAGCCAGGAGGGCCGGCGACGCGTACTGGATCGGGCCTTCTTCCACGACATCCTGAACCGGGCTTTCGCGGTGGAAGGGGTCGCCGACGCGCTGGCGGAAGAGTCCCTGACATCCGCCGAGCGCGAGGAGTTCACTACCATGCTGGGCGTGGCCGTGCGTGGACTGGTGGAGGAGATCAAGAGCCAGCGCGTGCTGGTAGCCGCTGAATCCGGCGAACTGGCTGTCGAATCGGTGACGGTGAACTCGCTGGAGTTGCTGCGTGAGGCGCTGCAGACCTGTGCGGCGTTCTGGCTAGACGAAGAGGTCCGCTTCGAGATCGCACTCGGCTCGGAGGCTGTGGAATTCGAGTCCGACCCGGCGCTGTTGGGCCGAGTCCTGGTGAATCTGCTCAAGAATGCGATGGAATCCTCAAAGCCCGGCCAGGTAGTGACAAGCAGTTGCCGCAGGCAGGGTGACGAGGTCCAGTTCTTCGTCCATAACGAGGGATTCATGGAATCGGCGGTGGCAGCCCACATCTTCCAGCGCTCGCATTCCACCAAGGGGCACGGTCGAGGATTGGGGACACACAGTGTACGGCTGCTGGTCGAACAGTACCTCGGCGGCAAGGTCTCCTTTGACAGCTTGCGGGAGACAGGAACGACCTTCCGGGTCCGGCTGCCGCTGAGGGCCCGCCCCCTCGCGAGCCTGGTTCCTATCACCTCAAACGGCGGCGGGCACTAATCGGCATCGAAGCCACGACGGAGAATCTGTACGCTTTGCACACCTTGTCTGGCCTGCATGGCCCGGATCAGGCCCGGCGGGGTACGCCCCGCGGCAAGGCGGACCCGGTAGCAGCCTTCCAGATACTCGCCCTGTTTGCCGGTCCCCATGGAGATCAACTCCCTCTGCTGGACGAGGTCTTCGAGGGCCGCGGTGACGAGGGTGTCCAGGTCGAACTCGGGCCCGGTGCGCACCTTCAGAATGTAGTCGGGTTCGGCCGGGGCTCCGGTTCGGGACCGCAGAAGGAGTAGGCCCTCCGCCAGACCCACGACGCCCAGGCCGATGGAGGCGACCCACAGGCTTCGGGCTCCAACGGCCATCCCGACGATCACGGCCAGAATCACGTATGCGGTGTCCTGCGTATCACGCACCACCGTGCGAAAACGCACGATGGAGAGTGCGCCGACCAGACTGAAGGCTCGGGCTACATTGTCGCCGATAACCTGCGTGACCATGGCGATGAGCACGCAGAGCAGAAGCAGAGTGGTGGGGAACTGGAGCCCGGTGTTGGGTTCACGACGAGTGACCTTGTAGATGCCGCCGATGAGGACGCCGAAGAGCAGTGCCGAAAGAAGGCGGACGAAGACTTCGAGCGGCGCGACGTGCGGCCCGTTCGAGAACGGGGTGATCAGAAAGTCAGGCACGGCGCGCCTCCCTCGGAGATGCCCTGAGCCCCGGCATTCCGGTCAGGACGGAATGGACCGAAGCCCAGGGCGTGGCCAGCCGTGCGGTACTTGGACGAGTTCGCCGGCACCAGCGCGCAGTCGGCCATCAGGCTCTGAAACAGCACCGGGACCTCGCCGCGGTATTTCAGCTCGAGCACGATTCGATCCCCCGAGAGAGGGACATAGTGCCGCCAACTGTCGAACGCAAAGCCGTTCACGGGCACGGCACGCAGGGCGTCATCGAGTGTCAGCCGGATGGGCCCAGCGGCAGTCATGCCCATGCGCGCCGTGCGGGTGTAACTGATCTGGCAAACCGGCCTGAGCCTCCGCGCCAGGATGCGGCGGTGGAACCAGTAGCCGGCCCAGCCGGGGTCTGCTTCGGGCCTCCTCAATTCAGGCAGTTCCGCGAGGTCGATCCGGCCACGGCGTTTGCACACCAGACCGTGGCTCTTCATCTTGCGCTCCAGAAACACGGCCGTGCCGGAGTCGTAACGCCGGATGCGGTACTTGCCGCGCGCGAACGAACCCGTACGGCTGAGTACGTCGAAGCCGTCGGTGTCGAGATAGAGGGTGGTGATGGTGTAGGCATCGTGATCGGCGCCGCAACCGTGGGCATCGGGCAACAGGTTGCGGCGCGCCCAGGCTCGTACCTCCTCCGCCTGGGACCGGCCGATCACGAACTTGAGCTCCGAGGCAAATTTGCGGAACTGCCCCGGATCGATGGAAGGAGACTGCAACGTTTCCATAAGAGATTCTCGTGATGGCTACCGTGGCATCGGCGGCGGGCCGCCGGGCATCCCGCGAGGTGCCAGATCCCGATTGATGCCGCTACGCAACTGCTCTTCCGTAAGGAAGCCGGTCTTGGCGCCACCCCAGCTCGCGAACCATTTCGTGAAGCCGCGGGTGAACTGCTCCTGAGTGATGGCGCCGTTCTGCCCGGCACCCATTGCCTGTAGGAACACCGGAGCCAGGAACGTGGCAGGCCCCATGCCCCCTGGGCCGGGCATCCCTCCAGGCCCACCCATACCACCCGGACCGCGGTCTGCCGTTGTGTCGCCCTGCGACTTGCCGGCCAGTTGCGCGGCGACGGATGCCGAGCGAGGGCCGACGAAGCCCTTGATCGGCTTCATGCCGCCCATGCGCGGGCCCATTCTGCCGCCCTGCCCCCCTGGGGGTGGGCCGCCGGGCCCTTCGCCGCCGGGGAAGCCACCGGGCTCCGCGCTCTGTCCCGAGACGGCCTTCTCAAAGCGCGCCAGCTTCTCGGCCGACTCTTCCTTCACCGCCGGACGAATGAGGGCGGCGATCTCATCCACCTGCTTCGAGAGGCGGGCCGGCTGACCAACCGTCTTGTTGATCTCCGCCAACCGGGCCAGGTACAGCTTCTTGAAGTCGCCCACCTGGAATACACGTTCCAGAAAGCGATTCTGGCCCTGCCAGGGGTGCTGAATACTCAACCCCGTTCCGCCACCCATGGGGAACTGTCCGAAGGAGTGATCGAGATCCCAGGGCAGGAACAGGAACCGGTTGGTCTCCGGATGCAGGTAGACATAGTAGTTCTGCCCCATCGAGAGCAGACTGTCCATGTTGCTGAGCCACACGGTGGCGGCCATGAATCGCGCGAACTCGTCGAGGTCCAGGTAGTCTTTCAAGCCGGCTGCAAAGGCGGCATCATTGGCCGTGCTGACGAAGTGGGCAAACTCCATCACGCGCTTCTGTTGCTTCGGGGATGGGTCGTCCTTGGGGTCGTACATGCGTTGGTAGCGGCTCCAATCGGAACCCATGTCTTCAAAGAGGTTCCGGCCCACCGGCTTGAAGATAGCGCCCTTGCGCGAGCCAAATCGCTCCTCGGCGAAGTGCTTGTCGACATCCTCAACGATGGAATAGAGACCAAAGTACTTGTGGTCGTACTTGCCGGGCACGGTGACGTATACCCGCGCATAGGAAGTTCGCGGCGACGGCACGCCGGCGTCACGGAACAGGCGGTAAGAGAGTGGCTCGTTCATCCAACTGGCGTCGGTGACGTTGTTGTGCAGGTTGATCTTCGTGAGGCCTGCCAGCTTCTGCCCTTTGACATACTTGTTGAGATCGATCTTGAGAGACTTCTTGATGGAGTTGCGGGCCTCCATATAGGAGTTGTTGCCTTTGTAGCGAACCGCGACATCACGGAACGGCGTGCCATCGAAGTCGAGATCGGCGCGGACGTATTCAAAGTTGATGCCCGACATGGCGGAGATGCCGTTTCGCTGCCCTGCCCCGCCGGCCGGCGGAAAGCCAGGTCCGCCGTCCGGTCCGCCACCGGGCCCACCGCGACCGGGCATGTCGACCATGGAGTTCAGCCCATTGCGCAATTGCTCCGGCGTCAACCGGCCAGTCTTTTGTTTGTCCCAGGCTGTGAACCACGAGTTACCCAGGCTATTGAACTCCGCGGAGGAGAGCTTGCCGTCGTGATTCGTGTCGGCCTTCAGGAAAGCCGGTGCCAGGAACATGGCGGGGCCGAAGCTGCCTGGGCCACCTGGGCCGCCGGGACCACCAGGAGCGCCTGGACCGCCCGGCCCACCGGGAAACCCACCACCCTTGGGTTCGATCGCGTTCCATTGGTCGGCCGTGAACTTCAGATGGACGGTCCAGATCTTGCCGTTCTGGAAGACGTCGGCCGGCTTGGCGGGCGGTTCCGCCGCGGCCAAACCAGCGCAGCCGAGTAGCGCCGCCGCTGCCCACAGCCGGCTCGGACGCGTCTTCCCGTTCGATTTGCGTTCGTCATTCATAGCGTTGTATCGCCACTGTAGCCAAAGCGACCTTAAGAGAAAGTGAAGCGGCGCGGCCTTTCCGGGCATGCGTTCTTCATGTTCTCTTAGGGTTCGGTCTGTTACAGTTCGGACTTGGACCTGCCATGCGTGTCCTGATCGTCGAAGATGAACCCGACCTGCTGATGAGCCTGCTGCGCGCCGTGCGTGACGAGGGCTATGCCGCCGATGGCGCCGCCGATGGAGTGGAGGGTCTCTACAAAGCCGAGGGCAACGATTACGACGCGCTGTTGCTGGATGTGATGCTGCCCGGTATGGACGGCTGGGAACTGCTGCGGCGGCTGCGCCAGTCAAAGAAGACGCCGGTGTTGATGCTCACCGCTCGCGACGCCGTACGCGACCGCGTCCGAGGGCTCGATCTGGGCGCCGACGACTATCTGGTCAAGCCCTTCGACCTCGAAGAACTGCTGGCCCGGCTGCGTGCGCTGATCCGGCGCGCGGCCAGCCAATCGCAGCCCGTGCTGGAATTGGGCGACATCGCCATTGATACCGCCGCGCGGACCGTGTCGAAGCAGGGGCAGGAGGTTGTCCTTACAGCGCGCGAATACTCACTGGTGGAGTATCTGGCGCTGCATCAGGGCGCCGTGGTCACACGCACCGAACTCTACGAGCATCTCTTTGACGAGAACGACGCCACGCTCTCCAACCTGCTGGATGTCCATGTCTCGAACGTCCGCAAGAAGCTGGGCCACGAATTCATCACGACACGGCGTGGCCATGGCTATTCCATCGGCCTACAACCATGATTCTGAAGTCGATCCGTTGGCGAATACAGGCCTGGCACGGGCTGATTCTGGCCGGGGTTCTGGCAGGTTTCGGAGTGCCCGCCTACAACCAGGCGCGCGACGAACAGAGGAGGTGGATCGATCAGGAACTGAACCTGCGGCTGGACTGGCTGTTTCGGCCCGCGCCGCCGGAAGGACCGCCGGACGAGGGCCCGGGCGAGCGGGGTTTCCGGCCCCCTCTGCCGCGCGACCCGCGGGCACTCGAGAGCGACTTGGTGCGCTCGATCCGTGGCCTGACTGCCCAGGGCAGCTTCTACGTGGCGCTTTGGCAGACGGAGCGCGGACTTCTGGCGCAATCGCCGGGAGCACCCAAGGGGATTCCTCCGCCATCGGAGGCCGCCGGCGAAGGGCTGCGAGAGTCCGGCCCACGCAGAGGCCCCTTCGGGCCGCCACGACCTTTTGTCGGACGGACGCGCGGAGATTTACGGGAGGTCTGCATCCCGCTGCCAGGTGGCCTGGTGGCGGTGGTGGGCCGTTCCATCGAAGACGACCGGGCGTTGATGCGGCGGATGGGGTTGTGGATGCTGGCTGTCGGCGTCGGCATCTTCCTGCTAGGCCTGGCCGGCGGCGGCTGGGTGGCGGCCCGAGCGATCCGGCCCATCCAGGTGATCAGCACCACGGCGCAGAAGATCTCGGCAGGCGACCTCTCGCAGCGCATCGACGTCGCCGACACCGAGAGCGAACTGGGTCAACTGGCCGGCGTCCTCAATACGACCTTCGCGCGGCTGGACGCGTCGTTCGCGCAGCAGGCACGCTTCACAGCCGACGCCTCGCACGAACTGCGGACGCCGGTGACCGTCATCCTCACCCAGGCGCAGGCGTGTCTCACTCGAGAGCGGAGTCCGGAGGAGTACAGAGAGACGCTGGAAGCCTGTGAGCGGGCGGCCCAACGCATGCGGCGGCTCACCCAAT includes:
- a CDS encoding HAMP domain-containing sensor histidine kinase; this translates as MTDQTYFLPSVRLPRAAVREQATTVLQLDVLLGLVNRTSEPLAILNPHRQIVFCNEACWRLGGLSTPDEAIGLRPGELLRCVNVVSSPGGCGTSEKCRFCGLAQALVEGQENRAAAGRCMIESGDGSELVATEYRVQVTPLPEAGPGWEYYSLTDTSQEGRRRVLDRAFFHDILNRAFAVEGVADALAEESLTSAEREEFTTMLGVAVRGLVEEIKSQRVLVAAESGELAVESVTVNSLELLREALQTCAAFWLDEEVRFEIALGSEAVEFESDPALLGRVLVNLLKNAMESSKPGQVVTSSCRRQGDEVQFFVHNEGFMESAVAAHIFQRSHSTKGHGRGLGTHSVRLLVEQYLGGKVSFDSLRETGTTFRVRLPLRARPLASLVPITSNGGGH
- a CDS encoding DUF4956 domain-containing protein, giving the protein MPDFLITPFSNGPHVAPLEVFVRLLSALLFGVLIGGIYKVTRREPNTGLQFPTTLLLLCVLIAMVTQVIGDNVARAFSLVGALSIVRFRTVVRDTQDTAYVILAVIVGMAVGARSLWVASIGLGVVGLAEGLLLLRSRTGAPAEPDYILKVRTGPEFDLDTLVTAALEDLVQQRELISMGTGKQGEYLEGCYRVRLAAGRTPPGLIRAMQARQGVQSVQILRRGFDAD
- a CDS encoding polyphosphate polymerase domain-containing protein — protein: METLQSPSIDPGQFRKFASELKFVIGRSQAEEVRAWARRNLLPDAHGCGADHDAYTITTLYLDTDGFDVLSRTGSFARGKYRIRRYDSGTAVFLERKMKSHGLVCKRRGRIDLAELPELRRPEADPGWAGYWFHRRILARRLRPVCQISYTRTARMGMTAAGPIRLTLDDALRAVPVNGFAFDSWRHYVPLSGDRIVLELKYRGEVPVLFQSLMADCALVPANSSKYRTAGHALGFGPFRPDRNAGAQGISEGGAPCLTF
- a CDS encoding CotH kinase family protein, whose amino-acid sequence is MNDERKSNGKTRPSRLWAAAALLGCAGLAAAEPPAKPADVFQNGKIWTVHLKFTADQWNAIEPKGGGFPGGPGGPGAPGGPGGPGGPGSFGPAMFLAPAFLKADTNHDGKLSSAEFNSLGNSWFTAWDKQKTGRLTPEQLRNGLNSMVDMPGRGGPGGGPDGGPGFPPAGGAGQRNGISAMSGINFEYVRADLDFDGTPFRDVAVRYKGNNSYMEARNSIKKSLKIDLNKYVKGQKLAGLTKINLHNNVTDASWMNEPLSYRLFRDAGVPSPRTSYARVYVTVPGKYDHKYFGLYSIVEDVDKHFAEERFGSRKGAIFKPVGRNLFEDMGSDWSRYQRMYDPKDDPSPKQQKRVMEFAHFVSTANDAAFAAGLKDYLDLDEFARFMAATVWLSNMDSLLSMGQNYYVYLHPETNRFLFLPWDLDHSFGQFPMGGGTGLSIQHPWQGQNRFLERVFQVGDFKKLYLARLAEINKTVGQPARLSKQVDEIAALIRPAVKEESAEKLARFEKAVSGQSAEPGGFPGGEGPGGPPPGGQGGRMGPRMGGMKPIKGFVGPRSASVAAQLAGKSQGDTTADRGPGGMGGPGGMPGPGGMGPATFLAPVFLQAMGAGQNGAITQEQFTRGFTKWFASWGGAKTGFLTEEQLRSGINRDLAPRGMPGGPPPMPR
- a CDS encoding response regulator transcription factor, producing MRVLIVEDEPDLLMSLLRAVRDEGYAADGAADGVEGLYKAEGNDYDALLLDVMLPGMDGWELLRRLRQSKKTPVLMLTARDAVRDRVRGLDLGADDYLVKPFDLEELLARLRALIRRAASQSQPVLELGDIAIDTAARTVSKQGQEVVLTAREYSLVEYLALHQGAVVTRTELYEHLFDENDATLSNLLDVHVSNVRKKLGHEFITTRRGHGYSIGLQP
- a CDS encoding ATP-binding protein, encoding MILKSIRWRIQAWHGLILAGVLAGFGVPAYNQARDEQRRWIDQELNLRLDWLFRPAPPEGPPDEGPGERGFRPPLPRDPRALESDLVRSIRGLTAQGSFYVALWQTERGLLAQSPGAPKGIPPPSEAAGEGLRESGPRRGPFGPPRPFVGRTRGDLREVCIPLPGGLVAVVGRSIEDDRALMRRMGLWMLAVGVGIFLLGLAGGGWVAARAIRPIQVISTTAQKISAGDLSQRIDVADTESELGQLAGVLNTTFARLDASFAQQARFTADASHELRTPVTVILTQAQACLTRERSPEEYRETLEACERAAQRMRRLTQSLLELARLDAGEEPMRRERFDLGRVARESVELIAPLAGQRGIALETDLALAECLGDAEHIGRVVTNLLSNAIHYNCAGGTVTVAVRMEGDSGLLQVTDTGAGMSEEDQHHVFERFYRVDKSRARAEGRTGLGLAISKAIVDAHDGSIRVESTPGQGSTFSVRLPLARS